A stretch of Gemmobacter fulvus DNA encodes these proteins:
- a CDS encoding lysophospholipid acyltransferase family protein, whose protein sequence is MTISDVSRDISYASAAQSRGGQVLIRTLENVTGRRGVMRRAAGYEADLAQGRSFWQVMPERFGLSLRIMAGSLQAIPAQGPLVLIANHPYGILDGLMMGHLLDAVRGDFRILANSVFVKAPDLQRVVLPISFDPTEAAVAMNLHTRRVALDYLAAGGAIGIFPGGTVSTAARPFFARPMDPGWRNFTAKLIQRSGATVVPVFFDGANSRLFQLASHLHSSLRLGLLIKEFRARLDRPVRVAIGAPIPASALAGFGHDARGMMDFLRRATYALSPTPLDPYAYGHEFEAKYKTR, encoded by the coding sequence ATGACCATATCGGATGTAAGCCGCGACATCAGCTATGCCAGCGCGGCGCAATCGCGCGGTGGGCAGGTGCTGATCCGCACGCTCGAAAATGTGACCGGGCGGCGCGGCGTGATGCGCCGCGCGGCGGGGTATGAGGCCGATCTGGCGCAGGGGCGCAGCTTCTGGCAGGTGATGCCAGAGCGGTTCGGCCTGTCGCTCAGGATCATGGCGGGCAGTTTGCAGGCGATTCCGGCGCAGGGGCCGCTGGTGCTGATTGCCAACCATCCTTACGGCATTCTGGATGGCCTGATGATGGGGCATCTGCTGGATGCGGTGCGCGGCGATTTTCGCATTCTGGCCAATTCGGTCTTTGTAAAAGCGCCGGATTTGCAACGCGTGGTGCTGCCGATCAGCTTTGATCCGACCGAGGCGGCGGTTGCGATGAACCTGCACACCCGGCGCGTGGCGCTGGATTATCTGGCGGCGGGCGGGGCCATCGGCATCTTTCCGGGCGGCACGGTGTCGACGGCGGCGCGGCCGTTCTTTGCCCGCCCGATGGATCCGGGCTGGCGCAATTTCACGGCCAAGCTGATCCAGCGGTCGGGGGCGACGGTGGTGCCGGTGTTTTTCGACGGGGCCAACAGCCGATTGTTTCAACTGGCCAGCCATCTGCACAGCTCGTTGCGGCTGGGGCTGCTGATCAAGGAGTTCCGCGCCCGGCTGGATCGCCCGGTGCGCGTGGCCATCGGTGCGCCGATCCCGGCCAGCGCGCTGGCGGGCTTTGGCCATGACGCGCGTGGCATGATGGATTTCCTGCGCCGCGCCACCTATGCGCTTTCCCCGACGCCGCTGGACCCTTATGCTTATGGCCACGAGTTCGAGGCTAAATACAAAACCCGGTAG
- a CDS encoding indolepyruvate ferredoxin oxidoreductase family protein, producing MIREDVSLSDRYDLTKSPVLLNGTQALVRLMLMQQARDRAAGLHTAGYCTGYRGSPLGAVDLTMSKAKRELEAADVLFQPGLNEDLAATAIWGSQQAELRGEGRYDGVFALWYGKGPGVDRTGDVMRHANMAGSSRHGGVLMAMGDDHTGESSTVLHQSDWAMVDAYMPVVSPAGVQEVLDYGLYGWALSRYAGLWVGLKTMKDTVEATAVVDGNPHRMNFVLPEFRLPDGGLNIRLGDTPVAQEARMIDFKRFAAEAFSHANKMDKRVMGRPGAKIGFVAAGKNWLDLTHALSLLGIDAHEAERLGLTTYKVGQTFPMDMRGFSDWAEGLELIVVVEEKRKLIEVQVKEAIFDNRRGRRVHGWKHDRTHEELFPTRYALDPMLIAEKLGGILIEEGRGTEHVKAGLARIAEMRRADNARDLAARLPYFCSGCPHNSSTKLPDGARAYAGIGCHYMVQWMDRETTGFTQMGGEGANWVGEAPFSKRDHVFQNLGDGTYNHSGSLAIRAALAAGTNITYKILFNDAVAMTGGQFNEGGLTADRIARELLAMGVKHVAVVHDPKEGLDLSLFPREVSRHTRDELMVVQENMSKIKGVSAIVYVQTCAAEKRRRRKKGSFPDIDKRVFINTDICEGCGDCGVQSNCVSVVPVETELGRKRGIDQSSCNKDFSCVNGFCPSFVTLAGAKPRKAGAMALDLPDLPDLPQPVLPTISGTHNIVITGVGGTGVVTIGALLAMAAHLDGKGAGMMEMAGLAQKGGAVHIHCRLAQKPEDISAIRVAVGEADAVIGGDLVVTAGAKTLGLMTTGRTRAVVNDHEIVTGEFTRNTEFRIPSEDLRVALQARLREGVQFLDVSELARVALGDSIFSNMLLLGMAWQSGLVPLSEAALRESIRLNGAGVEANLRAFDLGRWAAVHPDQARALMVPVAKVPVDPVAFRVDHLTRYQNAALAERYLARLKTLPEPLRVPVAKGYHKLLSYKDEYEVARLHLDTMAKAAEVLEGPMRPSFHLAPPLLGGKDPNGRPKKRAFGPWIMPLFGLLARMKGLRGTALDPFGRTEERRMERALIAQYEADLDMLLPLYTPATAALICEWAELPLTIRGFGPVKDANAAKAAKRRETLLAAIRAGGDVPRMAAE from the coding sequence TTGATCCGTGAGGATGTTTCGCTTTCGGATCGCTACGACCTCACCAAATCTCCGGTTCTTCTGAATGGCACGCAGGCTCTGGTGCGGTTGATGCTGATGCAGCAGGCGCGCGACCGGGCGGCGGGGCTTCATACGGCGGGCTATTGCACCGGCTATCGCGGCTCGCCGCTGGGCGCGGTGGATCTGACCATGAGCAAGGCCAAACGCGAGCTGGAGGCGGCAGATGTGCTGTTTCAGCCCGGCCTGAACGAGGATCTGGCCGCCACTGCGATCTGGGGCAGCCAGCAGGCCGAGTTGCGCGGCGAGGGGCGCTATGATGGCGTCTTTGCGCTGTGGTATGGCAAGGGTCCGGGGGTAGACCGCACCGGCGACGTGATGCGCCACGCCAATATGGCGGGCTCGTCGCGCCATGGTGGTGTGCTGATGGCGATGGGCGATGACCATACCGGCGAAAGCTCCACCGTGCTGCACCAGTCCGACTGGGCGATGGTGGATGCCTATATGCCGGTGGTCAGCCCGGCGGGGGTGCAGGAGGTGCTGGATTACGGTCTCTATGGCTGGGCGCTCAGCCGCTATGCCGGGCTGTGGGTCGGCCTGAAAACGATGAAGGACACGGTCGAGGCGACGGCGGTGGTGGATGGCAATCCGCACCGGATGAATTTCGTGCTGCCCGAGTTCCGCCTGCCCGATGGCGGGTTGAACATCCGGCTGGGCGATACGCCGGTGGCGCAGGAAGCGCGGATGATCGACTTCAAGCGCTTCGCCGCCGAGGCGTTTTCACATGCCAACAAGATGGACAAGCGGGTGATGGGTCGCCCCGGTGCCAAGATCGGTTTTGTGGCCGCGGGCAAGAACTGGCTGGATCTGACCCATGCGCTGTCGCTGCTGGGCATCGACGCGCATGAGGCCGAGCGGCTGGGCCTGACCACCTACAAGGTGGGGCAGACCTTCCCGATGGACATGCGCGGCTTTTCCGACTGGGCCGAAGGGCTGGAGCTGATCGTTGTCGTCGAGGAAAAGCGCAAGCTGATCGAAGTGCAGGTCAAGGAGGCGATCTTTGACAACCGCCGGGGCCGCCGGGTGCATGGCTGGAAACATGACCGCACCCATGAAGAGCTGTTCCCCACGCGCTATGCGCTGGACCCGATGCTGATTGCCGAAAAGCTGGGCGGCATCCTGATCGAGGAAGGGCGCGGCACCGAGCATGTGAAGGCGGGCCTCGCCCGCATCGCCGAGATGCGCCGGGCCGACAATGCCCGCGATCTGGCGGCGCGCTTGCCCTATTTCTGTTCGGGCTGCCCGCACAACTCCTCCACCAAACTGCCGGACGGCGCGCGCGCCTATGCCGGGATCGGCTGTCACTACATGGTGCAGTGGATGGACCGCGAAACCACCGGCTTCACCCAGATGGGTGGCGAAGGCGCGAACTGGGTGGGTGAGGCGCCGTTTTCCAAGCGGGACCATGTGTTCCAGAACCTTGGCGACGGCACCTATAACCACTCCGGGTCGCTGGCGATCCGCGCCGCTTTGGCGGCGGGCACCAATATCACCTACAAGATCCTGTTCAACGATGCGGTGGCCATGACCGGCGGCCAGTTCAACGAAGGCGGGCTGACTGCCGATCGGATCGCGCGCGAATTGCTGGCGATGGGCGTGAAGCATGTGGCCGTCGTGCATGATCCGAAGGAAGGGCTGGATCTCAGCCTGTTCCCACGCGAGGTCAGCCGCCACACGCGCGACGAGCTCATGGTCGTGCAAGAGAACATGAGCAAGATCAAAGGTGTGTCGGCCATTGTTTATGTGCAGACCTGCGCCGCCGAAAAGCGCCGCCGCCGCAAGAAAGGCAGCTTTCCCGATATCGACAAGCGCGTGTTCATCAACACTGACATCTGCGAAGGCTGTGGCGATTGTGGTGTGCAGTCGAACTGCGTCTCGGTTGTGCCGGTGGAAACCGAACTGGGCCGCAAGCGTGGCATTGACCAATCGAGCTGCAACAAGGATTTCTCTTGCGTCAACGGTTTTTGTCCGTCTTTCGTGACACTTGCGGGGGCAAAGCCACGCAAGGCCGGGGCGATGGCGCTGGATCTGCCGGATCTGCCGGATCTGCCGCAGCCTGTGCTGCCCACGATCAGCGGCACTCATAACATCGTGATCACCGGCGTTGGTGGCACCGGGGTCGTGACCATCGGCGCGCTGCTGGCGATGGCGGCGCATCTGGACGGCAAGGGCGCCGGCATGATGGAAATGGCAGGGCTCGCGCAGAAAGGCGGCGCGGTGCATATCCATTGCCGTCTGGCGCAGAAGCCCGAAGACATCTCGGCGATCCGGGTGGCGGTGGGCGAGGCCGATGCGGTGATCGGCGGCGATCTGGTGGTGACGGCGGGGGCCAAGACGTTGGGCCTGATGACGACGGGCCGCACTAGGGCCGTGGTGAATGACCATGAAATCGTGACCGGCGAATTTACCCGCAATACGGAATTCCGTATTCCGTCCGAGGATTTGCGCGTCGCTCTTCAAGCGCGGTTGCGCGAAGGCGTGCAGTTCCTCGACGTGTCGGAACTGGCGCGGGTTGCCTTGGGCGATTCGATCTTTTCCAACATGCTGCTCTTGGGAATGGCCTGGCAGTCGGGTCTTGTGCCCCTGTCCGAGGCGGCGTTGCGCGAATCCATCCGCCTGAATGGCGCGGGCGTCGAGGCCAATCTGCGCGCCTTCGATCTGGGTCGTTGGGCGGCGGTGCATCCCGATCAGGCGCGGGCGCTTATGGTGCCAGTCGCCAAGGTGCCGGTGGATCCGGTGGCGTTCCGCGTTGACCACCTGACGCGGTATCAGAACGCCGCACTGGCCGAACGCTATCTGGCGCGGTTGAAAACCTTGCCCGAGCCGCTGCGTGTGCCTGTGGCAAAAGGCTATCACAAGCTGTTGAGTTACAAGGACGAATACGAGGTGGCACGGCTGCATCTGGACACGATGGCCAAGGCCGCAGAGGTGCTGGAAGGCCCGATGCGCCCCTCGTTCCATCTTGCGCCGCCGCTGCTTGGGGGCAAGGATCCGAATGGCCGCCCGAAGAAACGCGCCTTCGGCCCGTGGATCATGCCGCTGTTCGGGCTTCTGGCCAGGATGAAGGGCTTGCGCGGCACGGCGCTGGATCCGTTTGGCCGCACCGAAGAACGGCGGATGGAGCGGGCCTTGATCGCGCAATACGAGGCGGATCTGGACATGCTGCTGCCGCTTTATACCCCGGCGACTGCGGCGCTGATCTGCGAATGGGCGGAACTGCCGCTGACCATCCGTGGGTTCGGCCCGGTCAAGGATGCCAATGCCGCCAAGGCGGCCAAGCGGCGCGAGACCTTGCTGGCCGCGATCCGGGCGGGCGGGGATGTGCCGCGCATGGCGGCAGAGTGA
- a CDS encoding LysR family transcriptional regulator has translation MDWDKLRIFHAVADAGSLTHAGDTLHLSQSAVSRQIRALEESLNVTLFHRHARGLILTEQGELLFDATTAMVKRLEATAARIRDSEDEVFGELRVTTTTGFGTLWLAPRLPKLFKKFPSLKIDLMLEERVLDLPMREADVAIRMKEPSQADLIRRRLMNIRMRLFATPEYLAENGTPQSMDDFSAHRLICQHAGTAQVAAGALLVAELMSHDIPSTLTVNNYFGVLQGVLNHLGIGVLPDYTTEDFPNLVRVLPETESNEVPVFLAYPEELRHSKRVAAFRDFVTEEIFQFRKAHQS, from the coding sequence ATGGATTGGGATAAACTCAGGATATTTCACGCGGTAGCCGATGCCGGCAGCCTGACCCATGCGGGGGACACCCTGCACCTGAGCCAATCCGCCGTCAGCCGCCAGATTCGCGCGCTGGAAGAAAGCCTGAATGTCACGCTGTTCCACCGTCACGCCCGCGGGCTGATTCTGACGGAACAGGGCGAGCTGCTGTTCGATGCCACCACCGCCATGGTGAAACGGCTGGAGGCGACCGCCGCCCGCATCCGCGACAGCGAGGATGAGGTGTTCGGCGAGCTGCGCGTGACCACCACCACCGGCTTTGGCACGCTCTGGCTCGCGCCGCGTCTGCCCAAGCTGTTCAAGAAATTCCCGTCGCTGAAAATCGACCTGATGCTGGAAGAGCGCGTGCTGGATCTGCCGATGCGTGAGGCCGATGTGGCAATCCGCATGAAAGAGCCGTCGCAGGCCGATCTGATCCGGCGGCGGCTGATGAACATCCGCATGCGGCTGTTTGCGACCCCGGAATATCTGGCCGAAAACGGCACCCCGCAAAGCATGGATGATTTCAGCGCGCACCGCCTGATCTGCCAGCACGCGGGCACGGCGCAGGTGGCGGCTGGCGCCCTGCTGGTGGCCGAGCTGATGAGCCATGACATTCCGTCAACGCTTACGGTGAACAACTATTTCGGCGTGCTGCAAGGCGTGCTGAATCATCTGGGGATCGGCGTCCTGCCCGATTACACGACCGAGGATTTCCCGAACCTCGTGCGCGTGCTGCCCGAAACGGAATCGAACGAGGTTCCGGTGTTTCTGGCCTACCCCGAAGAACTGCGTCATTCCAAGCGTGTGGCGGCCTTCCGCGACTTCGTGACGGAAGAGATTTTCCAGTTCCGCAAGGCCCATCAATCCTGA
- the purL gene encoding phosphoribosylformylglycinamidine synthase subunit PurL, with product MNEPEITAELIAAHGLKPDEYQRILEIIGREPSFTELGIFSAMWNEHCSYKSSKKWLRTLPTTGPQVICGPGENAGVVDIGDGQAVIFKMESHNHPSYIEPHQGAATGVGGILRDVFTMGARPIAAMNSLSFGLPSHPKTAHLVKGVVEGVGSYGNAFGVPTVGGEVRFHASYNGNCLVNAFAAGLADADKIFYSVASGVGMPVVYLGAKTGRDGVGGATMASAEFDDTIEEKRPTVQVGDPFTEKRLLEACLELMASGSVISIQDMGAAGLTCSAVEMGDKGGLGIKLILDAVPQREAAMTAYEMMLSESQERMLMVLKPEMEAIARAIFVKWDLDFAIVGETIPEDRFLIVHGNEVKADLPLSKLSSSAPEYDRPWVETPKQAPLGPVPAIAPIAGLMALISSPSYAHKAWVYEQYDCQVGGDTVVRPGMGAGVVRVHGTTKALAFTSDVTPRYVKANPFEGGKQAVAEAYRNLTAVGATPLATTDNLNFGNPEKPEIMGQFVGAIKGIGAAVAALDMPIVSGNVSLYNETDGSGILPTPTIGAVGILASLDDLISGQPVEGDIALVIGETFGHLGQSALLAEAFGIEAGDAPEVDLDAEKRHGDFLRANRRALRCATDLADGGLALAAFEMAEAAGLGLSLDAGDIPTLFGEDQARYLVACSAEGARALEAAAITTGVPLLRVGRFGGDTVRLGADAAPLADLSRAYRGAFAAAVE from the coding sequence ATGAATGAACCCGAAATTACCGCAGAGCTGATCGCCGCGCATGGTCTGAAGCCTGATGAGTATCAGCGCATTCTGGAGATCATCGGGCGGGAGCCAAGCTTCACCGAACTCGGCATCTTCTCGGCCATGTGGAACGAGCATTGTTCCTATAAATCCTCGAAGAAATGGCTGCGCACCCTGCCGACCACCGGCCCGCAGGTGATCTGCGGCCCGGGTGAAAACGCGGGCGTGGTGGATATCGGCGATGGTCAGGCCGTCATCTTCAAGATGGAAAGCCACAACCACCCCTCTTACATCGAACCGCATCAGGGCGCGGCCACCGGCGTCGGCGGCATTCTGCGCGACGTGTTCACCATGGGCGCGCGTCCGATTGCCGCGATGAACTCGCTCAGCTTCGGCCTGCCCTCGCATCCCAAAACCGCGCATCTGGTCAAGGGCGTGGTCGAAGGTGTGGGCAGCTATGGCAATGCGTTCGGCGTGCCGACCGTGGGTGGCGAAGTGCGCTTCCATGCCAGCTATAACGGCAACTGCCTCGTCAACGCCTTTGCGGCGGGTCTGGCCGATGCCGACAAGATTTTCTACTCGGTCGCCTCGGGTGTGGGTATGCCGGTTGTGTATCTGGGGGCCAAGACCGGGCGCGATGGCGTCGGCGGTGCCACCATGGCCAGCGCGGAATTCGATGACACGATCGAGGAAAAACGCCCCACTGTACAGGTTGGCGACCCCTTCACCGAAAAGCGCCTGCTGGAAGCCTGTCTGGAACTGATGGCCTCCGGCTCGGTCATTTCGATTCAGGACATGGGTGCCGCCGGTCTGACTTGTTCGGCGGTGGAAATGGGCGACAAGGGCGGGCTGGGCATCAAGCTGATCCTCGACGCCGTGCCGCAGCGCGAAGCGGCGATGACCGCCTATGAAATGATGCTGTCCGAAAGCCAGGAGCGGATGCTCATGGTGCTGAAGCCGGAAATGGAAGCCATTGCGCGTGCCATTTTCGTGAAATGGGATCTCGATTTCGCGATTGTCGGCGAAACCATCCCCGAGGATCGCTTCCTGATCGTGCATGGCAATGAGGTGAAAGCCGATCTGCCGCTCTCGAAACTGTCCTCCTCGGCCCCGGAATATGATCGTCCCTGGGTGGAAACGCCGAAACAGGCGCCGCTCGGCCCGGTTCCGGCCATTGCCCCCATCGCCGGTCTGATGGCGCTGATCTCTTCGCCCAGCTACGCGCACAAGGCCTGGGTCTATGAGCAATATGATTGCCAGGTCGGCGGCGATACCGTGGTGCGTCCGGGCATGGGCGCGGGTGTGGTGCGGGTGCATGGCACCACAAAGGCGCTGGCCTTCACCTCGGATGTGACACCGCGCTATGTGAAGGCCAACCCGTTCGAGGGCGGCAAGCAGGCGGTGGCCGAAGCGTATCGTAACCTGACCGCCGTGGGCGCGACCCCGCTGGCCACCACCGACAACCTGAACTTCGGCAACCCGGAAAAGCCCGAAATCATGGGTCAATTCGTCGGCGCGATCAAAGGCATCGGCGCGGCGGTGGCGGCGCTGGATATGCCGATCGTGTCGGGCAACGTCTCGCTGTATAACGAAACCGATGGTTCGGGCATCCTGCCGACGCCGACGATTGGCGCGGTGGGTATTCTGGCCTCGCTGGATGATCTGATCTCGGGGCAGCCGGTCGAAGGCGATATCGCGCTGGTGATCGGCGAAACCTTTGGCCATCTGGGCCAGTCGGCGCTGCTGGCCGAGGCCTTCGGGATCGAGGCGGGCGATGCGCCCGAGGTCGATCTGGACGCAGAAAAGCGCCATGGCGATTTCCTGCGTGCGAACCGTCGCGCGCTGCGCTGCGCCACCGATCTTGCGGATGGTGGTCTGGCGCTGGCCGCGTTCGAGATGGCCGAGGCCGCCGGGCTGGGCCTGTCGCTCGACGCGGGCGACATTCCGACGCTGTTTGGCGAGGATCAGGCGCGCTATCTGGTGGCCTGTTCGGCCGAAGGCGCACGCGCGCTGGAAGCGGCGGCCATCACCACCGGCGTTCCGCTGCTGCGGGTGGGCCGGTTTGGTGGCGACACGGTGCGCCTTGGCGCGGATGCGGCCCCGCTGGCCGATCTGTCGCGCGCCTATCGCGGTGCCTTTGCGGCAGCGGTGGAATAA
- a CDS encoding BolA/IbaG family iron-sulfur metabolism protein: MPMEGKDIEALIREGFPKAKITITDLAGDGNHWAAEVIDDSFKGMNRVQQQRAVYASLKGKMDGAHGELHALALTTKAPE, from the coding sequence ATGCCGATGGAAGGCAAGGATATCGAGGCGCTGATCCGGGAAGGTTTCCCGAAGGCGAAGATCACCATCACCGATCTGGCGGGCGACGGAAACCACTGGGCCGCCGAGGTGATTGACGACAGTTTCAAGGGCATGAACCGGGTGCAGCAACAGCGCGCCGTCTATGCCAGCCTCAAGGGCAAGATGGACGGGGCACATGGCGAGCTTCATGCGCTGGCGCTGACCACCAAGGCCCCCGAATGA
- the grxD gene encoding Grx4 family monothiol glutaredoxin: MTSAQDQIRETVEKNDVVLFMKGTKMMPQCGFSSRVAGVLNYMGVDFADVNVLADAEIRQGIKDFSDWPTIPQLYVKGEFVGGCDIVTEMTLSGELDALFEAKGVAYDKDAAEKIREANA; this comes from the coding sequence ATGACAAGCGCGCAGGATCAAATCCGCGAAACGGTTGAGAAAAACGACGTGGTGTTGTTCATGAAGGGCACCAAGATGATGCCGCAATGCGGATTTTCGTCCCGCGTCGCAGGCGTTCTGAACTATATGGGCGTCGATTTTGCCGATGTGAACGTGCTGGCCGATGCCGAGATCCGTCAGGGCATCAAGGACTTTTCCGACTGGCCGACCATTCCGCAGCTTTATGTGAAGGGCGAATTTGTCGGCGGCTGCGATATTGTCACCGAAATGACCCTGTCGGGCGAGCTGGACGCGCTGTTCGAGGCCAAGGGCGTCGCCTATGACAAGGACGCTGCCGAAAAGATCCGCGAAGCCAACGCCTGA
- a CDS encoding cell division protein ZapA, translating to MPEVEITIGGRSFQVACQTGEEHFLRSAAKMLDIEAQPLVTQMGRLPESRMLLMAGLMLADKTAALEDELRSHQARVAELENRAAPAPQRIEVPVIPPQVTETLAEIAARAEALAARLDEQAAE from the coding sequence ATGCCTGAGGTTGAAATCACCATCGGCGGCCGCAGCTTTCAGGTGGCCTGCCAGACCGGCGAAGAGCATTTCCTGCGCTCGGCCGCCAAGATGCTGGACATCGAGGCGCAGCCGCTGGTGACGCAGATGGGCCGTCTGCCGGAATCGCGGATGCTGCTGATGGCCGGGCTGATGCTGGCCGACAAGACCGCCGCACTGGAAGACGAGCTGCGCAGCCATCAGGCCCGTGTGGCCGAACTGGAAAACCGCGCAGCGCCTGCGCCGCAGCGGATCGAGGTGCCGGTGATACCGCCGCAGGTGACAGAAACCCTGGCCGAGATCGCCGCAAGGGCCGAGGCCCTGGCCGCCCGGCTGGACGAACAGGCCGCCGAATGA
- the tkt gene encoding transketolase, with protein MDIASLRAQHPDHWKKACAIRVLTLDAVAAANSGHSGMPMGMADVATVLFEKHLNFDPSAPLWPNRDRFILSAGHGSMLIYSLLHLTGYKQATLDELKNFRQWGARTAGHPEYGHLEGVETTTGPLGQGISNAVGFAMAEESLRARWGAKVMDHYTYVIAGDGCLMEGVSQEAIGIAGKHELSRLIVLWDNNGITIDGKVSLSDVTDQKARFAASGWDVFECDGHDPVAIDAAITAAKASPRPAMIACATHIALGSSAQDTSKGHGALTDKQLIADTRAAYGWEHGPFEIPADVKAAWDAIGARGVATRREWEGRLAMLSAGKQAEFNRIFAGDAPAKLAAAVRGVKKAATEAPKKLATRSASEIALAAINPVMQETIGGSADLTGSNNTKTADLGVFDPINRKGRYVYWGIREHGMAAAMNGMVLHGGVRPYSGTFMCFTDYARPAMRLSALMQVPVVYVMTHDSIGLGEDGPTHQPVEHLAISRATPNTWVFRPADLVEVAEAWECAFSTNTTPTVMALSRQNLAPVRLTHTNQNLSAKGAYVLAESTGKRQVILIATGSEVEIAMKAREMLEAEGIGTRVVSMPCMELFAAQDEAYRKKVLPAGPVRVAIEAGVRMGWDRWLLGERGKETKADFVGMSGFGASAPADRLYKEFGITAENAVAKAKALL; from the coding sequence GTGGATATTGCAAGCCTGCGCGCCCAGCACCCCGACCATTGGAAAAAAGCCTGTGCCATCCGGGTGCTGACGCTGGATGCGGTCGCAGCCGCGAATTCGGGCCATTCCGGCATGCCGATGGGCATGGCCGATGTGGCGACTGTCCTGTTTGAAAAGCACCTGAACTTCGATCCCTCGGCACCACTCTGGCCGAACCGCGACCGGTTCATCCTGTCGGCGGGCCATGGCTCGATGCTGATCTACAGCCTGCTGCACCTGACCGGCTACAAACAGGCCACGCTGGACGAACTGAAGAATTTCCGCCAATGGGGTGCCCGCACCGCAGGCCACCCGGAATATGGCCATCTGGAAGGCGTGGAAACCACCACCGGCCCGCTGGGTCAGGGCATCTCGAACGCCGTGGGCTTTGCCATGGCCGAAGAATCCCTGCGCGCCCGCTGGGGGGCCAAGGTGATGGACCATTACACCTATGTCATCGCGGGCGATGGCTGCCTGATGGAAGGTGTCAGCCAGGAAGCCATCGGCATCGCCGGCAAGCACGAGCTGTCGCGCCTGATCGTGCTGTGGGACAACAACGGCATCACCATCGACGGCAAGGTCTCGCTGTCGGACGTGACCGACCAGAAGGCGCGCTTTGCCGCCAGCGGTTGGGATGTGTTCGAATGTGACGGGCATGACCCGGTGGCGATTGATGCGGCGATCACCGCCGCCAAGGCCTCGCCCCGCCCGGCGATGATTGCCTGCGCCACGCATATCGCGCTTGGCTCTTCGGCACAGGATACGTCCAAGGGCCATGGCGCCCTGACCGACAAGCAGCTGATCGCCGACACCCGCGCCGCCTATGGCTGGGAGCATGGCCCGTTCGAGATTCCGGCCGATGTGAAAGCGGCATGGGATGCGATCGGCGCGCGCGGCGTGGCAACGCGCCGCGAATGGGAAGGCCGTCTGGCCATGCTGTCCGCCGGAAAACAGGCGGAGTTCAACCGTATCTTCGCAGGCGACGCCCCGGCCAAACTGGCCGCTGCCGTGCGCGGTGTGAAAAAGGCCGCGACCGAAGCGCCGAAGAAGCTGGCCACCCGCTCGGCCTCCGAAATCGCGCTGGCCGCGATCAATCCGGTGATGCAGGAAACCATTGGCGGTTCGGCCGACCTGACCGGATCGAACAACACCAAGACCGCGGATCTGGGTGTGTTCGACCCGATCAACCGCAAGGGCCGCTACGTCTATTGGGGCATCCGCGAGCATGGCATGGCCGCCGCAATGAACGGCATGGTGCTGCATGGTGGCGTGCGCCCCTATTCGGGCACCTTCATGTGCTTCACCGACTATGCCCGCCCCGCGATGCGCCTGTCGGCGCTGATGCAGGTGCCGGTGGTCTATGTGATGACGCATGACAGCATCGGTCTGGGCGAAGACGGCCCGACCCACCAGCCGGTTGAACATCTGGCTATTTCGCGCGCCACGCCCAACACCTGGGTATTCCGCCCCGCCGATCTGGTCGAAGTGGCCGAGGCCTGGGAATGTGCCTTCAGCACCAACACCACGCCGACGGTCATGGCGCTCAGCCGCCAGAACCTTGCGCCGGTGCGTCTGACCCACACCAATCAGAACCTCAGCGCCAAGGGGGCCTATGTTCTGGCCGAGTCCACCGGCAAACGTCAGGTGATCCTGATCGCGACCGGCTCCGAGGTGGAGATCGCCATGAAAGCCCGCGAGATGCTGGAGGCCGAAGGCATCGGCACCCGCGTCGTCTCCATGCCCTGCATGGAGCTGTTCGCGGCGCAGGACGAAGCCTATCGCAAGAAAGTGCTGCCCGCAGGCCCGGTGCGCGTCGCCATCGAGGCAGGCGTGCGCATGGGTTGGGATCGCTGGCTGCTGGGCGAGCGTGGCAAGGAAACGAAGGCCGATTTCGTCGGCATGTCGGGCTTTGGCGCCTCTGCTCCGGCGGACCGCCTTTACAAGGAATTCGGCATCACCGCCGAAAACGCCGTGGCAAAGGCCAAGGCGCTGCTCTGA
- a CDS encoding DUF2934 domain-containing protein, which produces MDAKAFADFERRVAEKAHSMWEEAGCPEGGEQPYVDRARALLEISENPEAGRLTIAQSIPPRGEPLLAVENQGEMPGLTDQGDDQLFPEEQQSVEVPLPPKD; this is translated from the coding sequence ATGGATGCGAAAGCCTTTGCCGATTTTGAACGCCGCGTGGCCGAAAAGGCCCATAGCATGTGGGAAGAGGCGGGCTGCCCCGAAGGCGGTGAGCAACCCTATGTCGACCGGGCGCGCGCCTTGCTGGAAATCTCTGAAAACCCCGAGGCGGGGCGCTTGACCATCGCGCAATCCATCCCGCCCCGGGGCGAGCCGCTGCTGGCGGTTGAAAATCAGGGAGAGATGCCGGGCCTGACCGATCAGGGCGATGACCAGTTGTTCCCGGAAGAGCAGCAAAGCGTCGAAGTGCCCTTGCCGCCGAAAGACTGA